One Nocardia farcinica genomic region harbors:
- a CDS encoding flavin-containing monooxygenase encodes MTSPSVLIIGAGFGGLGLALELRRAGFDDFRILEKAADLGGVWRENTYPGAACDVPSPLYSFSHEPKADWPRRFSEQRDIHDYMRSVARKHDLERFIRFGTEVTDAEFDESRGGWTVSTADGEQLRCAILVSAVGQLSRPAMPSIPGIDTFTGAAFHSARWDHDIDLTGKRVACIGTGASAIQYIPRIQPDVAHLTLFQRSAAWVLPKPDVEYRALHHALFRYLPPTRLAERFAIWAIFEFLALGLTDLPWIKGPVVALAERHRERQVADPVLRAKLTPDYEPGCKRGLFSNDYFPALAQPNVTVETTAITEITPTGVRTADGILHEADVIIYGTGFKGTEFLAPMNIYGLGGRKLADVWADEGARAYLGLSVPEFPNLFMMYGPNTNVGAGSIIYMLESQARYIRQVIDYVTARPGRHLAARADVEQNWDDWLQRRLRDTPWNFCSSWYRNASGRITNNWPGITWLYRWKTRRFDPLDYVEGQAVAGRG; translated from the coding sequence ATGACATCGCCGTCCGTCCTGATCATCGGCGCCGGGTTCGGCGGGCTCGGCCTCGCGCTGGAACTGCGGCGCGCCGGGTTCGACGATTTCCGCATCCTCGAGAAGGCCGCCGACCTCGGCGGCGTGTGGCGGGAGAACACCTATCCCGGCGCCGCCTGCGACGTGCCCTCGCCGCTGTACTCGTTCTCCCACGAGCCGAAAGCGGACTGGCCCCGGCGCTTCTCGGAGCAGCGCGACATCCACGACTACATGCGCAGCGTGGCGCGCAAGCACGATCTGGAACGGTTCATCCGGTTCGGCACCGAAGTCACCGACGCCGAGTTCGACGAGAGCCGCGGCGGCTGGACGGTGTCCACCGCCGACGGCGAGCAGCTGCGGTGCGCGATCCTGGTGTCCGCGGTGGGGCAGCTCTCGCGTCCGGCGATGCCGAGCATCCCCGGCATCGACACCTTCACCGGGGCCGCCTTCCACTCCGCGCGGTGGGACCACGACATCGATCTCACCGGCAAGCGGGTGGCCTGCATCGGCACCGGCGCCAGCGCCATCCAGTACATCCCGCGCATCCAGCCCGACGTCGCCCACCTCACGCTGTTCCAGCGCTCGGCCGCGTGGGTGTTGCCCAAGCCCGATGTCGAGTACCGCGCGCTGCACCACGCCCTGTTCCGGTACCTGCCGCCGACCCGGCTGGCCGAGCGGTTCGCGATCTGGGCGATCTTCGAGTTCCTCGCGCTCGGGCTGACCGATCTGCCGTGGATCAAAGGGCCGGTGGTGGCGCTGGCCGAACGGCACCGGGAGCGCCAGGTCGCCGATCCGGTCCTGCGCGCCAAGCTGACGCCGGACTACGAGCCCGGCTGCAAGCGCGGGCTGTTCTCCAACGACTACTTCCCGGCCCTGGCCCAGCCGAACGTGACGGTGGAGACCACGGCCATCACCGAGATCACGCCCACCGGCGTGCGCACCGCGGACGGCATCCTGCACGAGGCCGACGTGATCATCTACGGCACCGGCTTCAAGGGCACCGAATTCCTGGCGCCGATGAACATCTACGGGCTCGGCGGCCGCAAGCTGGCCGACGTGTGGGCGGACGAGGGCGCTCGCGCCTACCTGGGACTCTCGGTGCCGGAGTTCCCGAACCTGTTCATGATGTACGGCCCGAACACCAATGTCGGTGCGGGCTCGATCATCTACATGCTCGAGTCCCAGGCCCGCTACATCCGGCAGGTGATCGACTACGTGACCGCGCGGCCGGGCCGTCATCTGGCCGCGCGCGCCGATGTCGAACAGAATTGGGACGACTGGCTGCAACGGCGGCTGCGGGACACGCCCTGGAACTTCTGCTCCAGCTGGTACCGCAACGCCTCGGGCCGGATCACCAACAACTGGCCGGGAATCACCTGGCTGTACCGGTGGAAGACACGCCGGTTCGACCCGCTCGACTACGTGGAGGGGCAGGCCGTGGCGGGGCGGGGCTGA
- a CDS encoding nitronate monooxygenase has protein sequence MIIDELRVPIVLAPMAGGPSTPELAAAVCAAGGLGTVAAGYLSAADTAARIEATRSRTDAPFGVNLFVPGPATPRTEFAGYLAELGERFALGEPRHDTDDWAAKLDLLVAAPVPVVSCTFGCPTAAEIARLHAVGTEVWVTVTSVAEARIAVEAGADVLVAQGAEAGGHRATFVDRVADDAIDPLGLLTLLQLLTAATDRPIVAAGGIATGAGIAAVLAAGAAAAQLGTAFLRCPEAGTNPVHRAAVPTETPTMLTRAFTGRLARGVRNDFMARHSASAPAAYPEIHFATAPLRAEARSSGNPENVNLWAGQAHSLASELPAGELVRQLAEETKAALDSALSRRIQPC, from the coding sequence GTGATCATCGACGAACTGCGCGTCCCGATCGTGCTCGCCCCGATGGCGGGCGGCCCCTCCACTCCCGAACTCGCGGCCGCGGTCTGCGCGGCGGGCGGCCTCGGCACCGTCGCCGCCGGCTACCTGAGCGCCGCCGACACCGCGGCCAGGATCGAGGCCACCAGAAGCCGCACCGACGCCCCCTTCGGCGTGAACCTCTTCGTGCCGGGGCCGGCCACTCCCCGCACCGAATTCGCCGGGTATCTCGCCGAACTCGGCGAGCGCTTCGCACTCGGCGAGCCCCGCCACGACACCGACGACTGGGCCGCGAAGCTCGACCTCCTGGTGGCCGCCCCGGTGCCCGTGGTCAGCTGCACCTTCGGCTGCCCCACCGCCGCCGAGATCGCACGCCTGCACGCCGTCGGCACCGAGGTGTGGGTCACCGTGACCTCGGTGGCGGAGGCGCGCATCGCCGTCGAGGCGGGTGCGGACGTGCTCGTCGCGCAGGGCGCCGAGGCGGGCGGGCACCGGGCGACGTTCGTCGACCGGGTCGCCGACGACGCGATCGACCCGCTCGGCCTACTCACCCTGCTCCAACTGCTCACCGCCGCCACCGACCGGCCGATCGTCGCGGCGGGCGGTATCGCCACCGGCGCGGGCATTGCCGCCGTCCTGGCCGCGGGTGCCGCCGCCGCGCAACTGGGCACCGCGTTCCTGCGCTGCCCGGAAGCGGGCACCAACCCGGTGCACCGCGCCGCCGTGCCGACCGAGACGCCCACCATGCTGACGCGCGCGTTCACCGGCAGGCTCGCGCGCGGGGTGCGCAACGACTTCATGGCGCGACACTCCGCGAGCGCCCCGGCGGCCTATCCCGAAATCCACTTCGCGACAGCGCCGTTGCGCGCCGAAGCGCGGTCGTCCGGCAACCCGGAGAATGTCAATCTGTGGGCGGGCCAAGCACATTCGCTCGCGTCCGAGTTACCGGCGGGCGAACTCGTGCGACAGCTGGCCGAAGAGACGAAAGCCGCTCTGGACTCGGCACTTTCGCGCCGAATCCAGCCTTGTTGA
- a CDS encoding SCO5389 family protein, producing MSLDVPAALLERAERGEIDDADFVDCVKNSLPYAWEVVSRVVGDLQSGTAEFADNVVPPPDETARGQLLRAMASDAIRGGLERHFGVKLAFQNCHRVAAFPLSAVGGDTYSTFISTRAQLLNQSPELRNC from the coding sequence ATGTCCCTCGATGTTCCCGCCGCCCTGCTCGAACGCGCCGAACGCGGTGAGATCGACGACGCCGACTTCGTCGACTGCGTGAAGAACTCGCTGCCCTACGCCTGGGAGGTCGTGAGCCGGGTCGTCGGCGACCTGCAGTCGGGCACAGCCGAATTCGCCGACAACGTGGTTCCGCCGCCGGACGAGACCGCCCGCGGGCAGCTACTGCGCGCGATGGCCTCCGACGCGATCCGCGGCGGCCTGGAGCGGCACTTCGGCGTCAAGCTCGCCTTCCAGAACTGCCACCGGGTGGCGGCCTTCCCGCTCAGCGCCGTGGGCGGCGACACCTACTCGACGTTCATCAGCACCCGGGCGCAGCTGCTCAACCAGAGCCCGGAACTGCGGAACTGCTGA
- a CDS encoding M23 family metallopeptidase, producing the protein MSQHRLGPSSITVESLLGHGATGRPTRHRAQSSQGERVRAAASAAVAAGALVGVAAQVAPALAAASPLAPARNTEAAEEAIAFKGTAEIPAAEAKQIAEPAPAADPAPVTQVAAPVAQNVAQQPFGIPNLPPEIAAPLAQVEDVLKNVQQHVAPPVAVRPVAGAISSGYGTRWGQFHYGLDFADALGAPIRSVSSGTVIEAGPASGFGLWVRVLQDDGTTAVYGHVNDMYVQAGQRVNAGDVIATVGNRGQSTGPHLHLEIWDQGGNKIDPMPYLAAKGVPMHWGPSAH; encoded by the coding sequence TTGTCGCAGCACCGGCTTGGCCCCAGTTCCATCACCGTCGAGAGCCTGCTCGGCCACGGCGCCACGGGTCGTCCGACGCGTCACCGTGCCCAGTCCAGCCAGGGTGAGCGGGTGCGGGCCGCCGCGAGCGCCGCCGTCGCCGCGGGTGCCCTGGTCGGCGTCGCCGCGCAGGTCGCCCCGGCCCTCGCCGCCGCATCGCCGCTGGCCCCCGCGCGCAACACCGAGGCCGCCGAGGAGGCCATCGCGTTCAAGGGCACCGCCGAGATCCCGGCCGCCGAGGCGAAGCAGATCGCCGAGCCCGCCCCGGCCGCCGATCCCGCGCCGGTCACCCAGGTCGCCGCGCCGGTCGCGCAGAACGTCGCGCAGCAGCCGTTCGGTATCCCGAACCTGCCGCCGGAGATCGCCGCCCCGCTGGCCCAGGTCGAGGACGTGCTCAAGAACGTCCAGCAGCACGTGGCGCCGCCCGTGGCGGTTCGCCCGGTCGCCGGCGCCATCAGCTCCGGCTACGGCACCCGCTGGGGCCAGTTCCACTACGGGCTCGACTTCGCCGACGCGCTCGGCGCCCCGATCCGCTCGGTCAGCAGCGGCACCGTCATCGAGGCCGGTCCCGCCTCCGGCTTCGGCCTGTGGGTGCGCGTGCTGCAGGACGACGGCACCACCGCCGTCTACGGCCACGTCAACGACATGTATGTACAGGCGGGCCAGCGCGTCAACGCGGGCGACGTCATCGCCACCGTCGGCAACCGCGGCCAGTCCACCGGCCCCCACCTGCACCTGGAGATCTGGGACCAGGGCGGCAACAAGATCGACCCGATGCCCTACCTGGCCGCCAAGGGCGTCCCGATGCACTGGGGCCCGTCTGCCCACTGA